ACACAGGAAAATCGTGGTTTCTAGTAGCAACTGTATGGCTGTTAACATGACATTTAGTACTtcttactccctccatataggaaatagatgatgtttaggacagcgacacggtcttCAAAGCATAACTTTGactatttatttttataaaattttttgttaaaaagtgattatatatatatatgaaagtgttttttaagacaaatctatttatataatttttactttttcaaactcaataacttaaaagttattcatgatttatattcccaatgtttgacTCAAACCTTTTCCAAAACATCATCTATTtcctatatggagggagtatctatttcttctcttcttctttttattaTCTCTTCTCCAATTTAGCTTCCGGTAAATTATTGAAGACATATCATTATTTTTGACGGCATGCTACTAGATATGGATAATTGAAAATGGCATGCCAAACCGATGTTAAATGTTTCTCCTCAACAGAAGATTATATATCACAACTGGTTATTATGCCATAACCGATTTTATTAACTAATGATGTATCTTCGCCCAATCACCTCCATCGGCACCTCTACATCATGACCTTGCagggaaaacaaaaacaaatcgtGAATTCTTAGATTATCAACTCCTCGATATGTGTAGTGGTAAGTGGATCAGAATTTTTTTACCGGCACGGGTTTGCAGAAAACTTTGAGATTTAGGATCCTCTGTTCGATGTTCTCATCCTTCTCTTGATCTGCAAGTAGAACATATATGCATTCCATGTCCCTCTCTGGCACATCCCTCACCTTGATGCAACAATAACTTTTATGTGCTGGAACCTTACGCGGAGGAGCATCCTTGCGAATGTAACCTTTGCAATTCTCCAGGATGGCCTCCTGTGTTTCGGTACATTCACCGGCGGCATGGTGAAGAGAGATGGTTACAGACAATAAGAGGAGAAGAATCGCCACAACCTTAGGAGGCATCATAACTTGGCACCTAGCTTAGCAAAGTGCTAATGATCTGTTTTGTGATGACTGGGTGATGGAACAAGGGAGAAGGGACGACCAGACTAAACCTGATTCTATCTTTGGCTAGTTCCAACGAAGTGCTCCAATTTCTATATATTATTTGTGCACCGCTCCGTGCGACCTCAGGGTGGCCACGTCAGTGAAAAAAATTTACAGCGTCCGATGGTAAATCGGTGGCTTGTATTCACCTCACCCACCCGCACTGTAGCTGTAAATATCTTCACTCCACTTCCAGAGCTTTCTCGTCGTCCTCTGTGCGCCCGCAACCCTCCTCACAAAGGGCCCTAaagccggcggcagcggccattGCGGTAGCAGCATGCCGAGGAgaccggcgcccgcggcggcgacgacatGCCGGCGGCCTTTGCCGcgtcctcgcctcgcctcgcctcctccTGCCGCGCAGCCAGCGCAGGGGCGCTGGCACGGCCTCTGCTCTCCGCGCCGCCCGGACAACCGGATCCGcgccccggcctcctcctccacatgCCTTCTCGCCGTCCCCGTTCCCGTCCCCGTGCGCCCGCGGCTGCCTGCCAGCCCATCTCCTCCTCCACGCGCCTCCGCGACGTCTTgccgtccccgtccccggcgCGCCCTCTGCTCCTCGCCGCCCGGACAACCGGGTCCGCACCCCGGGCTCCTCCTTGCCATCCCTGTCCCCATCGTCCCCTGTGCTCCCGCGGCACAGGGCCAGCTACTATACCTGCCGTCTCGGCGTACAGGCCAACTCCAACCACCACGGCTGCTCCCACATCACCCGCTGCAGTGGTGCTACTGCTGGGCCGGCCGCCCTCTCCCTTCGGGCTCCCTCGTCAGGTGCCCCCCACCGCAGGATCCAAATCGGATTTGGAGTCGTACAACGAACtcgctccagcctccagcccaaATCTTATCCTTTTCCCTCGGATTGGACCTCTGATTCACTTTCTATCTACTTCCTCTTGCACATGGAATCCATCTCTCAAATCTGTTCTTCCCCGccaaattatttttctttttccaggtCCAATCCATGCCTCCCCAATTTCCTTCCTAGAATCAAAATGGGCCATGTCGCTGTTGTCAGCCATCTGACATCCGTGAGCAACTCGCTATAAATTTCTGGTTATACCTCTTGCGACGATAGTAACGCCCATTTTCTAATTTTGGTTTCGCTCCCAATCAGCATGCTGCATCTGGtcatttcctccctctctttctTGCAGTCGGCGCTTGCTTTTGCTTTTCCATATGATGCGGCTGAGTATGGCCATCACCCCTGTACCTCTCTCTTATATTCCTCTTGCTTTTACTTCTTTGGTCCTCACCTTTCTTGCAGCGTTTACCACTTAACTGTGTAGCCTCCTGAGTATACAGATTGATTAATAAGATTTGTCTTTACCAATAGGAGGCTCTGCCTTTCAAACTAATTTGGTTCTCCCTGCTATTTCAATTTCAGACTGATTGTGCCTTCTGTTCTCTCTTCAGTGATTTATTAACAGATACTTTCGACACTTATTTGTTTCCATTCTTGCATTGTAGTTCCTGTAAGCTGAATGTTCAGAACTCAGTTTGCTTATCTACTTCACTCAAATGCACATTAAAAAACTGGTTACTACATTTGCTCTTCAAGATTTCCTAATTTTTGTTCCCCTCCTCAGTTTATTTACGTTCAGGTAGCCCTGTGTCTCTCCGTCAAAGTTCCGAATATGATCAAGTAGTCCCCTGTCTCTCTCTGTTTTTAGCAATATCCAGAGTTTTCTTTGGTACAAAATTTCTTTCCAGATGGTTCCTATTTTTTGTAGGCTGCAAAGTAAACTGAATGACCATTCCAACTAATGTAGCATTGCTAAGTAAAATATGCTTATCAGGTATTGTACTTGGGTCATGTAAAGCTCTAACTTTTACATCTCTTTCTGCATCTTCAGCAATTCTATCTGTACAACCATGTCATGATAGATTTTTGTTACCCTTATATGCTGTTTGTTTTCATTTTTGTATAATCCTCAAAAGATATATGGTTGAAAGAGGGATCCTTGAACTTAACCTTACAAATATTGATATGGTAATTCTGCATCTGCAAAAAAATGGTTAGGGACGTACCCAACTGTGGTTATGTGCAGGTCATGGTTACTTTGATGTAGCAGTATACGGGTTCCTCCAATACCTTTCTGAAAAAATAAACCAACTTACAACTAAAACGTGTGTACTGACATATCTTTTGAAATACAGATTGAGCAGATTGAGAATACAATTTCGCAATAATTTATGAATATAAACTCATACCTTCATTTCCCCCTTGTGCTCCCTTATTACAGATTTAAGTGAAGTTGATGTGCGCTACCATAGAGACCCATACAAGAACTGATTGTAGATTTAAGTGAAGTTGATGTGCGCTACCATAGAGACCCATACAAGAACTGATTGTTACCAAATAAGCTTTTTCCATGCAGCTCACTCGGATTCTCAGCATTTACATTTATTAAATATTTTTGTGAATTTAATTGGGATAGGCGAGGTGGTGGAGGCCGCGACGCGAGCCGAGGCAAACAAGAAGGTGTTAATCTTGATGAGCGGCACGGGCGGCAGGCACCGAGCATCCGCCGAGCCCATAAGCCTGCCTTCGTCCAATAGTTCGGCAAGAACTACCAGGTGCGGTTTTGCTGCCATTTTCGGCGATAATAATTTATATACCATTGCAGATGTTGCTCTCTAGGCTCTGCGTTCCATTACAATAGTAGTGTTGCACTATATGTTGGTACACTCTTAATAATATCACCACATTAAAATTCCATCTCTTTGACAGATGAGAAACAGAAGGCAGCTAGGTAGTATGGTAAGGCATTTTTTTTTGCCTGACAGTATCAAGGTATTTTTTATCTCCCATTTTTTTGCCGCTGCTTTGTTATTATTGTTATTGACCTGTTAACAATTGCATTTTCTGTTCCATTACAGAACATAATCGTCCTTTTCTACTTGACATTTCTggaggttttgcaaatattaAATGATTTATGACTATTTCTGAGACCATTAGTAATCCGAGTTTTAGCAAATTGCTTCTTATCTTTTCATTTGTAAAACTGTTCAAATTGCACCAGTGGCGATAATGTCTTTCCATAGGTGAGGTCTGTGAAACCTGTTTTAACAAGGCTTTTTTCAATGGTACTATAAGACGGGTGGATTTTCACCAAGCAACAAAGCAAGTAAATTCTTTTTCAGATTGCTGTTGGTAGCAGCTCATCCTCTAGCTGCTGCTACGACAGCAAAGTTTTATAGTAATAATGCAGAACAAGAACAAACTTAATACAACATTCCCTCTTCATCAGCTTAAGGTGGCAAATTGTAAAATGAACAGTGAAATGTCTAACTGAAATTTCTTTTGGGGGCACAGCTTGGTCCCTTTTGTTGGTAAAATCTAAAGCTTCTTCAAATGGTTATGACCATGGAACGACAAGGGACTCATGGGAGGAAATGCCTATATGGCTCAATCTGAGATAAATAAAACCAATTGTTCCTTAGATATTCTGTTGCTAAGAATGTATAGTTGCACCTTGAAAATATTCAGCACAGATCAGATCAGGTATGTTCTTCAATTTAAACAGCACCTTTGAAAATAGATGTTTATTCAAATGATTATCCGACCATCTCAACTCTCATCCAAAGTATCTttaacatatttttttcttaCAAAATCTTTTTCCAGGAAACATGTCCTACCTCAAGTAAATGCATGCCATgccaaaagaaagagagaaaagcaCCAGCCAGCGCAGCAGCaggtttaaaaaaaatacacaaaCTGGAAGCTACATTTACATCAGAGCTAATCACAATTCACAATCCTAACATTTCTATCTACCTCTTCTTTTGCAATTGCATTTTCTCCATACAGGAAACAAAGCTGTAAGACCACTCACCAAGTAAAGTCAAGGAGGAAACTCCAACCACTTGATATTGGCTTCTACCGATTAGTAATGTAGGCTCCTATGGCAGGACTCACCACGGTATGTAAAAAACCTATACTTCTTGATATTCATTCTATGATTACAGTTTTGATCTGCTCTATAACCATCTTTTTACTTCATTTTTTAGGTTATGAGAAGCCATCAGCTTGATGTGAGTCAGCATGCTCAGTTTGGAATAAAGAAAATAGctatgttctgttctggaattTTGCAGCAGTTGATTATAGATTGGTTGCGTGCCaagcatcggttcttgctctaacccatgagcTTGCACAGCAAATTGAGATGGCCATGTACATCGAGGTTTGTTCTTCTCAACTCTGAGCATATTTTCTTCCAATATGCTTGCAGCAGCATGCTTGAATCTATGACAAATACCTGCTTGCTCCAAATCCAGAAACCAAATACATCAGTGCTCCAAACTCTTCATATAGCATGCTGTGCTCGAGCTTGCCAAGACgccaacccttgctccaactTCTCTTATACAGCTTTTCCATGCATGTGAGTGGCAAAAAATTTCTTTTTCTGTTCTGCTTTTCTTTTCAGATAGGGGATATCCTTCTTACAAGCCACATGGCCAGGCTTGCAGCATGGGTGGCACTGGTGCTAATTGGTTGCATTACTGTAGCAGGTACCAGCCGAGGGCTCAAGGGCAATAGTAGGAAGCCATGTTTTCTGTCACATCCTTTGATCAGTTCTATCACTTCCTACCGACGTGAAAAAAATATGTGTATTTAGATTCCTATTAGAAGACTAAACAATAGCTCTGTAGATTACATGTTCCATTATAAATATATGCTTTCTACATTTACTTATCttggggaaaaaaaaggaaaaaaaacagggCAAGCTACTTCCAATGTAATGCGAGAAAGGGTTTACTCCCCGTCTTCATCGCAAACAAGACCAAAGCAAAACCATGTCAGTGCTTAGAGCACTAAGCCAGATTGGAAAAAGGTTGCCATCATTTGCACCGACTTCCATACCTTGCAATTGACGTCAATTTATCGCTAATTCGAATTAAATCACAATGATTGCAGGTCAGGAGCAACACAACCATTCCAGGGACTTAACATTTAGCACTGCCTATGCCAGAAGATTTAATAGGCAGTAGCGCTTTTGTACTAATGCGTAGTTGTGCATTGTATATGAGAAATAATTGTACTATCATATATACCTACTAACATATGGCCATACCATGTTAATGACCTGTTTATATGTATTAATGATGTCCTACCTTAATCTGATGATGGCTAGGCGCGCCAAGCCGCGCGCAAAGTACTCGTATATATAAAGGAAGGGAAGTACCCACATCAATCTGTTAGGACTTCAATGCCTGCATTGTGGATATCTCTGATCCTATTTATGGAGAAGATGGATACTCATATGCAAGGGGCAAGATACTTGCCACTAATGGAGAAGGGATCGGAGTTAATTGTACTGGCTCTATTTTAATATCTATGCTGTACTGggaaaacaaaaaataatatcTGACTTTTATTTATGCTTTGTCGAAAACCACCCGAGAATTTCTTTTTACTTTCCATTCTGGCACCTCCAACCGTTCTATAATTTTGATACGCCCTTAGTTGTCACCGTCTGCGTGCAGGCCTCATAGGGGGATAGTGATATCTAGCGCCTACTCTGATGTTTTAGTTGCATTTAACCAAACCGTAAATGTTGTTATTTAGGCCCCTAGTTTATAGATATTTGAATTTTCATTCCAATTAGGCATTCAAAATCTTAGTGGTGGGTGCAAACTTAAAGGAAGTTAATTTGTAGCCGCACTTGTTCGCGAGTTCGAGTGGGCGCCGCCGGCTGATGGTGGCGGCATTGATCTCACGGCGACCAATGCGTTGTTAGTGAGAATAAGGTGATGGCATCGCCGCTGAGAGCAAGCATAATGCAACGCACATCTCAGTCCACGTAATGAGACAAAAGTACGTCCCCTTGCAGAGGTGACGGGTTTTTAATTTCTATGAACGAATTTGTATGTCACAACTCACAACCCGGCCCACCATCATCCATTGGCAACCACTTGATCCCATTCAGTAAAGCAGTGTGATCTTGTGGGCACTTCCCTTCCTAAATAGAGATCACTATTTAGGAAGGCATTGAAGTCCTAATAGGAACTAGCCAAAGATATCACTTCCCTTCAATCTTGATCCCTCATCAATCTTTCAAAAATAGTGATCACTTTGTGGGCTTTCTCTTTGGGCCATATCAGCATGAACTTAGCTAATGGGGCTCCTATCTGTCTACCGAAAGAAAGAAATGTACATATTGCACAAAACGCAGGAAGTGGCCCATGAATCATGTTCACGCTTGTTCTTATCTTAATCTTTTCAGAATTCCCTTAGTTTTCTGGATGAGTTCGGAGTATCATTGATTTGTCCCCTTCAGATTATACCTGATCATGGGCTGCCCAACCTGATAAACCCATGATCCACtagctagaaaaaaaaaacccgacccgaccaatGAGTGGGCTAGGCTCAGGTTGAAATATTTTACCGGGAAAAAAATTGGGCTGAGCACGGGCTGTATTTTTTTATCTGAAACCTGACCCAACCTGATGGTCGGACGGGTCAGAGAAAAATACCGGATTTACTTTTTGATCCGACCCAATAAATAATCAGGTCTACTTCAGATCCATACAGAGCTTTTTGGATGCTACATACTGTGCTCGAAACAAAGTTTGCTTGAGCTCACAGTTTTTCGTGAAGAAATGCATAAGAATTGATAGTACCCTAATATTCTGACTGAGAAACAGAGATTCAGGTTGCGTGAATGAGAACATAGTTAAATGCTATAATCAGATGGCAATTTTCATAGAGTCCCTTCTTTATTCGTTGTACACTTCAGATTCCTAACATTTGCTACAGCCTATAGGCACTGAGTGCTACAAACTGTTGTAACGGCGCTACTAGATAAAAGCAGAGCCCATTGCTTACCAAGGACCTAGCGCAACAAAGATATCATCTCCGAGTGAAGATGATGCCATATCATAAATCACTAGAAGTTCGTTACAATTTGTCTTGTGTTGCAATGAACCGATGAGCTTATCCAATCACTTTGCCGGCTTGCTGTGTCGCAAGCAGAAGGACTTGAGCCTGTCAAGGCCGTCTTCTAGAGAAGATGGATCAATTGCGAAGGTGATTCGGAGCCAATTCTTGTATCCCACAGCACATCCTGACAATTCGTTTCCAACATGTTACAGCTCAAATAAAACGGTGATATCAAAGGTGGTGAAAAATATATCTTGCACCAAGCAGATGCAGTGATCTGTCCTATCTAACAATGTATGCAGCAGAAGAATACCTGGAAGAAGAACCACTAATTCTTCCTTTGCCAGCCGGCAGCAGAAGTCCATGTCATCTTTGATGTCTTGCAGGCAGGATAGGTCCAATTTCACCTGTAGCAAGTCATGAAAATTTTGCACCCCATTAGCAAATCCCTCATGCTGTCTTGCAGCATGGAACAGTATGTGTAATGACTCACAGACCATTACAAACATGGATCCCTCAGGTTTGCTCGGGCATGTGATGGAATTGATGCCCTTCAGTTTCTCCCAGCATATATCTGCAGTTTCTCTAAGAATTTTAACAGTTCTGTTGAAGAATTCCACCTTTGTGTTCTCCAGGAGTTTTGGAATTGCTCCCTGGTAAAACAAAATTGTGTTTAAGTGGATATAGACCATTGTATTTGTTTTATGCACAATTTCaagtcatgaaagaaaatgaGAAATTGACAAAGCTGTTGTCACCTGGACAAATGTTGGAGGATCAGAGGAGATATCAAGGTAGCTTTTGATACAGTCAACAACctggaagaagaaaaaacagaTTTAAGCATTATGTGACTGCATTTTGTAAGGTACCATCATTTTATTCCAAAATCTGAAGAGTAGTTTTGCTATTTGATCAGGCATATTAGCACCCCTAGGAATGTTCCCAAATgaatggaaaatccttcaagtTTCCACTACTGTTTATGACATATTAAATGCCAAAGAAGCGAAGAACCTTGGTCCTCTTAAATACACCATTAGGATCATTGGTAACAATCCAACCAAGCCGCCATCCAGGTACCACCCATCTCTTTGATATCGACCCTAGTGTGAACACAGGAACCACTGTCCCAAACACACCCATGGGTACAAATTTCCTCTCCCCAAATGTCAAGTGTGCATACACCTCATCTGTGATTACAAATATGCCAAGCTTCTGCGCGGTCTCGGCAACCTAGAATTATGGACACAAACTAGGCATTCAGATTATTTCCCAAGAGCTCATAAACTTTGGAGGAACCACGAACCAGCTGATTAAAACTTGCCTTGGCTAGGTGCTCATAGGAGTAGACATTGCCACAAGGGTTTCCTGGGTTGACAATGACCATGGCAATGGTGTTCTTGTCGGCAAGAGCTTGGACGCAATCAATATCAACCTCCCAATCCTTCTCAGGTAGAAGATCAAAATACCGAGCTTCCATGCCATTGAAAGCAGCACGCGCCTCATAGAACAGGTAGCCAGGCCTTGGAAGCAAGATGTTGGCACCAGGACGAGCTAAAACAGAGCAGATTATCTCAATTGCTTGAGTACAGCCGCTTGTCAGGTAGATGTCATCTGGTGATAATTCATATGGCAGATCACGGGATAAGTACTTCGCGATGGACCTGGAAGTTTGCAAGATTTTAAGGAACAGGTATGTTTACAATTTGAATTACAGAGATACATAATGCAAATAGCATGAGTGGGGACGAAATCAAGCTCTGTGTAGTTTGTACTGCTGAAAAGATAAGATCAACATAGCATTTGCAGAGAAAGTTTCTGTGTTCAATTATTCATGCTCGTCGTCATCAACAGGACTTCAACCATGATTGCAACACCAAATTAAACAGACAGGCAACGTGCTGGATTCAGTTATTTCTTTTTATGAAGCCAAGAAGGCCAACCTGATGTAAGGTTCAGTGATTCCCAAGCAGAGCATAGACTGGTTACTATCATCGGGCATCAAAATCACTTCTCTAGTTTCTCAACCTCGGGAGTTAAAAGCACATTGACTTACACATAAATGAATTCGGTCTGTACAATCTTTTTTCTCTAATAACGAAAGGTTCAGTGATTGCCACACTACGTATGAGACCAGAAATAGTTTGTTTCATCAGTCAAACCTAGTCATACTAATCAACTCTGAATAATTCAGTAATAGTTTGCCATGACTGTAAAATGACACTTAGATTCGAGAAACATCCGTGTCAATCTTGTCATCTTGTTTCAGAATCAAGTGGCTCGATTTTTCTAAAATATGGATCAAACAAGGGAATAACCAGACAAGGACTTGCACAGCCAAGAAGTAACCTCCGTGCGGGCTCAAGGCCAACGCTGGTGGGGTAGGAGTTGTGCTCCCCGGACCGGagagcgccggcgacggcgtccaCGGCCTCCGGTGCGGTGCGGAAGCACGGGAACGCCGACGGGTCGCCGTGGCCCATCGGGACCACCGgccgggccccgccgccgccggccaccatccCGGCCTTCACCCTGCCCAGCACGCCGCGCACCGAGAGCGCCGTCAGGCCCAGGAGGGCCTCGTTCGGCGCGAAGTTccaggcctccgccgccgccacggccacccCGTTGCCGGCGCCGTTCTCCATCGGGGCGTGGTGGTTCTTGTGGCGGGGTAGGATTGGTGATGCAGGTCGCTTGTGGGATCCGTGTGGACCTCTACTTGTATatataatactccctccatttcaaattagaagtcatttgatttttttactTCATATTTGATCACTCGTCATTTCAAAcatttatgcaaaatatcacttcttttgtaaTGAGTtcctttatcaatacaagatcttcaaaaatgacttaaatttgataatatttgcacaaattttttgaataagatgagtagTCAAACTTAAGGTTAAAAAGTCAAACGAAATATAATTATTTGGAACGAATGTAGTAGTACCGAATGTGCTGAAAATTAGGATATGCCAGTTGATATTTTAATCGGACATTGTATATATAGCGTGGTAAAGGAATAATTTAAGGATCAGACTCTAAAAAATGAGTCTCTAATCTTACACATGTGGATCTAAAATTATATAAGAGTCAAGTTGGATGGTGAAGAGATCATTAGTATCATAATCCATTACCACTAGGAGTAGTGATAAAATGGCCCTCAAATTTGGCCTTGATAATCAAAGGACCGAAACCTAAAAGGATCGGACTCTAATCCTATACAATTTTGAGGTAAAAAATTAAAGGGTCTAGTTGGGCTATGCCGTGGCCATTACCACCTCTTTACCACTCACCACCCCTACTATTAAAGATCAAAGACTCTCGGCTGAATTATCAAAATCCactatgggtgtgtttagatgccccAAAAAAACtctcaaaatccaaactttccatcacatctccatcacatcgaaacattaaatatagcaaatgactcatgcatggagtactaaatgtaggtaaata
This genomic interval from Panicum virgatum strain AP13 chromosome 8K, P.virgatum_v5, whole genome shotgun sequence contains the following:
- the LOC120644672 gene encoding nicotianamine aminotransferase 1-like; amino-acid sequence: MENGAGNGVAVAAAEAWNFAPNEALLGLTALSVRGVLGRVKAGMVAGGGGARPVVPMGHGDPSAFPCFRTAPEAVDAVAGALRSGEHNSYPTSVGLEPARRSIAKYLSRDLPYELSPDDIYLTSGCTQAIEIICSVLARPGANILLPRPGYLFYEARAAFNGMEARYFDLLPEKDWEVDIDCVQALADKNTIAMVIVNPGNPCGNVYSYEHLAKVAETAQKLGIFVITDEVYAHLTFGERKFVPMGVFGTVVPVFTLGSISKRWVVPGWRLGWIVTNDPNGVFKRTKVVDCIKSYLDISSDPPTFVQGAIPKLLENTKVEFFNRTVKILRETADICWEKLKGINSITCPSKPEGSMFVMVKLDLSCLQDIKDDMDFCCRLAKEELVVLLPGCAVGYKNWLRITFAIDPSSLEDGLDRLKSFCLRHSKPAK